A window of the Gossypium hirsutum isolate 1008001.06 chromosome A05, Gossypium_hirsutum_v2.1, whole genome shotgun sequence genome harbors these coding sequences:
- the LOC107959327 gene encoding pentatricopeptide repeat-containing protein At5g59600 has product MKNTTFFRQTFSLDYIALLLQKCLKAKALKPGKQLHAWLLLTGTDLEILSLSSKLVGMYAGCGDLKSSGSMFGEIKTPNVFSVNWMVLASAFNGYFKEAIGYFSLMSESINLCNKFTFSVVLKACVGLMNLNKGKEVHAVVNKLCLETDVNVGNGLIDMYCKFGNVSYARTVFDRMAERDIASWTSMISGYCNVGKNEEALSLFERMKLEDLQPNEFTWNVMITAFARRGDIRTALALFGRMTKEGLLPDLVTWNTIISGFAQSHCPFEAFNLFRHMLVSGIKPNHVTVTGFLPACGLTGSIEKGREIHCLIYRLGLDANVFIASALIDMYSKCGSVKDARNVFDNVPIKNAASWNALIGCYGKHGMVESAITIFERMKEEGVQVNDATLTCVLSACSHGGYVEEGLRIFGSMKQSYGIEGAKEHYACVVDMLCRSGKIVEAYELLKEMPFGVTNSIVGAFFNGCKVHERKDLAKLMGEQILKMELRRPGGFVTLSNIYAADEEWGAVENIRKVMKEKRIHKKPGFSCDPSQFGGFLGE; this is encoded by the coding sequence ATGAAAAATACGACGTTTTTCAGACAAACCTTCTCTTTAGATTACATTGCTTTGTTGTTGCAGAAGTGCTTAAAAGCCAAAGCCTTGAAGCCAGGCAAGCAACTTCATGCTTGGTTGTTACTTACTGGGACTGATTTGGAAATTTTGTCTTTGAGTTCAAAGCTTGTTGGGATGTACGCTGGTTGTGGAGATTTGAAATCTTCAGGTTCCATGTTTGGAGAAATCAAAACCCCAAATGTTTTTTCCGTGAACTGGATGGTTTTAGCCTCTGCTTTTAATGGCTACTTTAAAGAGGCAATTGGATACTTTTCTTTGATGTCTGAATCAATAAACCTTTGCAATAAGTTCACGTTTTCTGTTGTTTTGAAAGCTTGTGTCGGGCTCATGAATTTGAATAAAGGAAAGGAGGTCCATGCTGTTGTTAACAAGTTGTGTTTGGAAAccgatgtaaatgttggtaacggtttgATAGATATGTACTGTAAATTCGGAAATGTGAGTTATGCAAGGACAGTGTTTGATAGAATGGCTGAGAGAGATATTGCTTCCTGGACATCCATGATTTCTGGTTATTGCAATGTGGGAAAGAACGAAGAAGCTCTGAGTTTGTTTGAGAGGATGAAATTGGAAGATTTGCAGCCTAATGAGTTCACTTGGAATGTGATGATAACAGCGTTTGCTAGAAGGGGAGATATCCGTACTGCATTGGCTCTTTTTGGTAGAATGACTAAAGAAGGTTTGCTTCCTGATTTGGTTACTTGGAACACTATTATTTCCGGTTTTGCTCAAAGCCATTGTCCTTTTGAAGCATTCAACTTGTTTCGACATATGTTAGTTTCTGGGATCAAACCAAATCATGTGACCGTAACTGGATTTCTCCCAGCATGTGGATTGACAGGTTCTATTGAAAAAGGTAGAGAAATTCATTGCTTGATTTATAGATTGGGACTGGATGCCAATGTGTTTATTGCTAGTGCTCTTATTGACATGTATTCCAAATGTGGCAGCGTGAAAGATGCTAGGAATGTCTTTGATAACGTTCCTATTAAAAATGCAGCATCTTGGAATGCTTTAATCGGATGCTATGGGAAGCATGGCATGGTTGAATCCGCAATAACAATATTCGAAAGGATGAAGGAAGAAGGGGTGCAGGTAAACGATGCGACTCTAACTTGTGTTCTTTCAGCCTGCAGCCACGGTGGTTATGTCGAGGAAGGTTTGAGGATATTTGGGTCGATGAAACAAAGTTATGGGATTGAAGGTGCCAAAGAACATTATGCTTGTGTTGTTGATATGTTATGCCGTTCCGGAAAGATCGTAGAAGCTTATGAGTTGTTGAAGGAAATGCCATTCGGAGTTACAAACTCGATCGTTGGTGCTTTCTTCAATGGTTGTAAAGTTCATGAGAGAAAAGATTTGGCAAAGTTGATGGGCGAGCAAATTCTTAAAATGGAATTGAGAAGGCCGGGTGGGTTTGTTACACTATCAAATATTTATGCTGCTGATGAAGAATGGGGAGCTGTGGAGAATATAAGAAAGGTGATGAAAGAAAAGAGAATCCATAAGAAGCCTGGCTTTAGTTGTGATCCTTCGCAATTCGGTGGCTTTCTTGGAGAATAA
- the LOC107959326 gene encoding linoleate 13S-lipoxygenase 2-1, chloroplastic → MLKPHVYHPHTTTKTLASLLHKPFSHGTALAFLPFNACFSLGKTAKPFKARVVPNKIKAAVDVNLTDDDGILTDYTVKGVVTVKQTVGGFLSNLGLSRGLDDIQDLLGKSILLELVSRELDPKTGQEKETIKAYAHRVKQKGDDVTYEAEFKVGQDFGEIGAVVVENEHHKEMFLVEIVLDGLTDPITISCNSWVHSKFDNPQKRVFFPPKSYLPSQTPSGLKRLRKEELQTLRGNGVGERKSFERIYDYDVYNDLGDPDSDLNKKRAVLGGNKQFPYPRRCRTGRPRCESDPESETKSNMFYVPRDECFSEVKQLTFSAKTVYSVFHAVVPALQTAIVDKDLGFPYFTAIDQLFNEGVDLPPQEGNNLWREILPRLLKAISDSDNALRFEIPETMERDKFFWFRDEEFARQTLSGINPCALQLVTEWPLKSKLDPAIYGPPESVITKEMVEQQIRGFCSLEEALKQKKLFVLDYHDLFLPYVKKVRQLPGTTLYGSRTLFFLNPDETLRPLAIELTRPPMDGKPQWKEAYRPSWHSSGVWLWRLAKAHVLAHDSGYHQLISHWLRTHCCTEPYIIATNRQLSEMHPIYRLLHPHFRYTMEINALAREYLINADGIIETSFSPGKYSMEICSVAYDLLWRFDHEALPADLISRGMAVEDPDAPHGLRLTIKDYPFANDGLVLWDILKEWVSDYVNHYYPEASLVESDEELQAWWTEIRTVGHGDKKDEPWWPVLKTPQDLIQIVTTIAWVTSGHHASVNFGQYTYAGYFPSRPTIARKNMPTEEATERDWEFFMNKPEVLLLLCFPSQIQATTVMAILDVLSNHSPDEEYLGEKSELAWAKDPVIKAAFEKFNGRLMELEGIIDERNANKDLRNRNGAGIVPYEFLKPFSEPGVTGKGVPYSISI, encoded by the exons ATGTTGAAGCCACATGTTTACCATCCTCACACCACCACCAAAACCCTAGCCTCGCTATTGCATAAGCCATTTTCCCACGGCACTGCCCTCGCATTTCTTCCTTTCAACGCCTGTTTTTCATTGGGCAAGACAGCGAAACCTTTTAAAGCCAGGGTTGTTCCGAACAAAATCAAAGCCGCGGTAGACGTTAACTTGACCGATGATGATGGTATCCTAACTGACTACACTGTGAAAGGTGTGGTCACAGTTAAACAAACTGTAGGTGGTTTCCTCTCCAACTTAGGGTTAAGTCGAGGGCTAGATGATATCCAAGATTTGCTCGGCAAATCAATCCTCTTGGAGCTTGTCAGTCGCGAGCTGGACCCCA AAACAGGGCAAGAGAAGGAGACGATCAAAGCGTATGCACATCGAGTAAAACAGAAGGGTGACGACGTGACATATGAGGCGGAATTCAAAGTAGGCCAAGATTTTGGGGAAATAGGTGCTGTGGTCGTTGAAAATGAACATCACAAAGAGATGTTTTTGGTGGAGATCGTGCTTGATGGTCTCACTGATCCTATTACCATCAGCTGTAACTCTTGGGTTCACTCCAAGTTCGACAATCCTCAAAAGAGAGTCTTCTTCCCTCCTAAG TCATACTTGCCGTCACAAACACCAAGCGGATTAAAGAGATTGAGAAAGGAAGAGTTGCAGACATTGAGAGGGAACGGCGTGGGAGAGCGCAAGTCTTTTGAGAGGATATACGACTATGATGTTTACAATGATCTGGGCGACCCTGATTCTGATCTCAATAAGAAAAGAGCAGTGCTCGGCGGCAATAAACAATTCCCTTACCCTAGACGTTGCCGGACAGGTCGCCCTCGCTGTGAATCAG atCCAGAATCAGAGACAAAGAGTAATATGTTCTACGTGCCAAGGGATGAGTGCTTCTCAGAGGTGAAGCAACTGACATTCTCGGCAAAGACGGTGTACTCGGTGTTTCATGCGGTGGTTCCAGCGCTTCAGACGGCAATTGTAGATAAAGATCTTGGGTTCCCATACTTCACAGCCATCGACCAACTGTTCAATGAGGGGGTTGACTTGCCTCCCCAGGAGGGAAACAATCTGTGGAGAGAAATTCTTCCTAGACTACTCAAGGCCATTTCTGACAGTGACAATGCCTTGCGCTTCGAAATTCCTGAAACTATGGAAC gagACAAATTCTTTTGGTTTAGGGATGAGGAATTTGCTCGACAAACTCTTTCTGGGATCAATCCATGTGCTCTTCAATTGGTCACG GAATGGCCACTGAAGAGCAAACTTGATCCTGCAATCTACGGCCCCCCGGAATCGGTAATCACCAAAGAGATGGTCGAGCAACAAATCCGAGGTTTCTGTTCATTGGAGGAG GCATTGAAGCAAAAAAAGTTGTTTGTCCTAGATTACCATGACCTGTTTTTACCATATGTGAAGAAAGTTAGACAGCTTCCAGGGACAACATTATATGGATCACGCacactatttttcttaaaccCAGACGAGACTCTGAGGCCTTTGGCCATCGAGCTAACTCGCCCCCCTATGGATGGGAAGCCACAGTGGAAAGAAGCATATAGGCCTTCTTGGCATTCTTCAGGTGTCTGGCTTTGGAGGCTTGCTAAAGCTCATGTGCTTGCTCACGATTCCGGCTATCACCAGCTTATTAGTCACTG GCTAAGAACCCATTGTTGCACTGAACCTTATATAATTGCTACAAATCGACAACTCAGTGAAATGCATCCAATCTATAGACTGCTCCATCCCCATTTCCGCTACACAATGGAAATCAATGCACTAGCTCGAGAGTATCTAATCAATGCTGATGGGATCATTGAGACCTCCTTCAGCCCTGGCAAGTATTCTATGGAGATTTGTTCTGTTGCTTATGACCTTCTATGGCGATTTGATCATGAAGCACTCCCCGCAGACCTAATTAGCAG GGGGATGGCTGTTGAAGATCCAGATGCTCCTCATGGCCTAAGGTTAACGATCAAGGATTACCCTTTTGCCAATGATGGACTGGTTCTCTGGGATATTCTCAAAGAATGGGTCTCTGATTATGTGAACCATTACTATCCAGAGGCAAGCCTAGTGGAGTCAGACGAAGAGCTTCAAGCATGGTGGACTGAAATCCGTACGGTTGGGCATGGTGACAAGAAAGATGAACCCTGGTGGCCTGTCCTCAAAACACCACAAGACTTGATCCAAATTGTTACAACCATCGCTTGGGTAACCTCAGGTCATCATGCATCTGTCAACTTTGGACAATATACCTATGCTGGTTACTTTCCCAGCAGGCCAACGATTGCTAGAAAGAATATGCCAACCGAAGAGGCAACTGAAAGAGATTGGGAGTTTTTCATGAATAAACCTGAAGTTTTACTCCTACTGTGCTTCCCTTCACAAATTCAAGCTACCACGGTGATGGCTATTTTGGATGTGTTATCGAACCATTCTCCGGACGAGGAATACTTGGGAGAAAAATCGGAGTTGGCATGGGCCAAAGATCCTGTGATAAAAGCAGCATTTGAAAAATTTAATGGGAGGTTAATGGAGCTTGAAGGGATTATTGATGAGAGGAATGCAAACAAGGATTTGAGGAACAGAAATGGTGCTGGGATTGTGCCATATGAGTTTTTGAAGCCATTCTCTGAGCCTGGGGTCACTGGGAAGGGAGTTCCATATAGCATCTCCATCTGA